One genomic region from Marmota flaviventris isolate mMarFla1 chromosome 6, mMarFla1.hap1, whole genome shotgun sequence encodes:
- the LOC114080206 gene encoding olfactory receptor 2B11-like — MILINESHPDEFILLGFANHPWLQLPLFVILLITYPMAMMGNIIIIVVSKLDPHLHSPMYFFLTNLSFLDMCYTTSFVPQMLFNLGSSKKTISYIGCIVQLYFFSIMGGTECLLLAIMSFDRYVAICRPLHYTLIMNQRICILLVSIVWLGGMAYAFLEATLTLQLPLCGINKLDHLLCEIPVLIKMACGEKEANELILSVVCIFMLAVPLCLILASYASIGSSVFKIKSSEGRKKAFGTCSSHLIVVFLFYGPAISMYLQPPSSISRDQPKFMALFYGMVTPTLNPFIYTLRNKDVKGALCKLVRSVFSSKS, encoded by the coding sequence ATGATACTAATTAATGAAAGCCACCCTGATGAATTCATTCTACTAGGCTTTGCAAACCATCCTTGGCTACAGCTTCCtttatttgtaattcttctgATAACATACCCCATGGCTATGATGGGAAACATCATCATCATAGTGGTGTCCAAGTTAGACCCCCATCTCCACAgccccatgtatttcttcctcacTAACCTCTCCTTTTTAGACATGTGTTACACAACAAGCTTTGTCCCTCAGATGCTGTTTAATTTGGGTAGCTCTAAGAAAACAATCAGCTATATTGGGTGTATAGTTCAGCTTTATTTCTTTAGCATAATGGGGGGCACAGAGTGTCTGCTCCTGGCCATTATGTCTTTTGATCGCTACGTGGCCATCTGCAGACCTCTGCACTACACCCTCATCATGAATCAGCGCATATGCATCTTACTAGTATCCATTGTGTGGCTGGGTGGAATGGCCTATGCTTTCTTAGAAGCCACTCTTACACTGCAGTTGCCACTGTGTGGCATTAATAAACTGGATCACTTATTATGTGAGATTCCAGTTCTGATAAAGATGGCCTGTGGTGAAAAGGAAGCTAATGAGCTCATACTGTCTGTGGTATGCATTTTTATGTTAGCTGTTCCTCTGTGTTTAATTCTTGCTTCCTATGCTAGCATTGGGAGTTCTGTATTTAAGATCAAGTcttctgaaggaagaaaaaaggctTTTGGGACATGTTCTTctcatctcattgtggttttcttGTTTTATGGTCCAGCCATTAGCATGTACCTTCAGCCCCCCTCTTCCATCTCAAGAGATCAGCCAAAGTTTATGGCTCTCTTCTATGGAATGGTGACTCCTACACTCAACCCCTTCATCTACACCTTGAGGAATAAGGATGTGAAGGGGGCATTGTGCAAGCTGGTAAGAAGTGTTTTTAGTTCTAAGTCATAG